The Acinonyx jubatus isolate Ajub_Pintada_27869175 chromosome E3, VMU_Ajub_asm_v1.0, whole genome shotgun sequence genome has a window encoding:
- the ATXN2L gene encoding ataxin-2-like protein isoform X16, which translates to MLKPQPPQQTSQPQQPPPTQQAVARRPPGGTSPPNGGLPGPLASTSAPPGPPAAATPCLGPAAAAGSGLRRGAEGILAPQPPPPQQHQERPGAAAIGSARGQSTGKGPPQSPVFEGVYSNSRMLHFLTAVVGSTCDVKVKNGTTYEGIFKTLSSKFELAVDAVHRKASEPAGGPCREDIVDTMVFKPSDVMLVHFRNVDFNYATKDKFTDSAIAMNSKVNGEHKEKVLQRWEGGDSNSDDYDLESDMSNGWDPNEMFKFNEENYGVKTTYDSSLSSYTVPLEKDNSEEFRQRELRAAQLAREIESSPQYRLRIAMENDDGRTEEEKHSAVQRQGSGRESPSLASREGKYIPLPQRVREGPRGGVRCSSSRGGRPGLSSLPPRGPHHLDNSSPSPGSETRGINGGPSRMSPKAQRPLRGGAKTVSSPSSRPSGEASVPPPPAAFPFLPVGRMYPPRSPKSAAPAPISASCPEPPIGSAVPTSSASIPVTSSVVDPGVGSISPASPKISLAPTDVKELPAKEPGRTLESQELSRIAGKVPGLQNEQKRFQLEELRKFGAQFKLQSSSSPETSLDPFPPRILKEEAKGKEKEVDGLLTSEPMGSPVSSKTESVSDKEDKAPLPPAGATEGPEQPPPPCPSQTGSPPVGLIKGDEKDEGPVAEQVKKSTLNPNAKEFNPTKPLLSVNKSTSTPTSPGPRTHSTPSIPVLTAGQSGLYSPQYISYIPQIHMGPAVQAPQMYPYPVSNSVPGQQGKYRGAKGSLPPQRSDQHQPASAPPMMQAAAAAGPPLVAATPYSSYIPYTPQQFPGQPAMMQPMAHYPSQPVFAPMLQSNPRMLTSGSHPQAIVSSSTPQYPSAEQPTPQALYATVHQSYPHHATQLHAHQPQPATTPTGSQPQSQHAAPSPVQHQAGQAPHLGSGQPQQNLYHPGALTGTPPSLPPGPSAQSPQSSFPQPAAVYAIHAHQQLPHGFTNMAHVTQAHVQTGITAAPPPHPGAPHPPQVMLLHPPQSHGGPPQGAVPQSGVPALSASTPSPYPYIGHPQALSDPDCLLT; encoded by the exons ATGTTGAAGCCTCAGCCGCCACAACAGacctcccagccccagcagccGCCCCCCACGCAACAGGCCGTGGCCCGCCGGCCTCCCGGGGGCACCAGCCCTCCCAACGGCGGCCTCCCGGGGCCCCTGGCCTCCACCTCGGCTCCCCCAGGGCCTCCCGCGGCCGCTACTCCCTGCTTGGGGCCTGCAGCAGCCGCCGGGAGCGGGCTCCGCCGGGGAGCCGAGGGCATTTTggcgccgcagccgccgccgccgcagcaaCATCAGGAAAGGCCAGGGGCAGCGGCTATCGGCAGCGCCAG GGGACAAAGCACAGGAAAGGGCCCCCCACAGTCACCG GTGTTCGAGGGTGTTTACAGCAATTCCAGAATGCTGCATTTTCTTACAGCTGTTGTG GGCTCCACTTGTGATGTGAAGGTGAAGAATGGTACCACGTATGAAGGTATCTTCAAGACTCTGAGCTCAAAG TTTGAACTAGCCGTGGATGCTGTACACCGGAAAGCATCTGAGCCAGCAGGTGGTCCTTGTCGGGAAGACATTGTGGATACCATGGTGTTTAAGCCAAGTGATGTCATGCTTGTCCACTTCCGAAATGTTGACTTCAATTATGCTACTAAAG ACAAGTTTACGGATTCAGCCATTGCCATGAACTCAAAAGTGAATGGGGAGCACAAAGAGAAGGTGCTTCAGCGCTGGGAAGGGGGTGACAGCAACAGTGATGACTATGACCTCGAGTCTGACATG TCCAACGGATGGGACCCCAATGAAATGTTCAAGTTCAACGAGGAGAACTATGGTGTGAAGACCACCTATGATAGCAGTCTTTCTTCTTATAC GGTGCCCTTGGAGAAGGACAACTCGGAAGAGTTTCGTCAGCGGGAACTGCGTGCGGCCCAGTTGGCTCGAGAGATTGAATCAAGCCCCCAGTACCGCCTGCGGATCGCCATGGAGAACGATGATGGGCGCACTGAGGAAGAGAAGCACAGTGCAGTCCAACGGCAGGGTTCAGGGCGGGAGAGCCCCAGCCTGGCATCCAG GGAGGGAAAGTATATCCCTCTACCCCAACGAGTTCGGGAAGGTCCCCGGGGAGGAGTTCGATGCAGTAGTTCCCGGGGTGGCCGTCCTGGCCTTAGCTCTTTGCCACCTCGTGGCCCTCACCATCTTGACAATAGCAGCCCCAGCCCAGGTTCTGAGACACGTGGTATCAATGGAG gccctTCCCGCATGTCCCCTAAGGCACAGCGGCCTCTGAGAGGTGGTGCCAAGACTGTGTCTTCACCCAGCAGTAGGCCCTCTGGAGAAGCTTCTGTTCCACCTCCTCCTGCAG ctttcccttttcttccagtGGGCCGGATGTATCCCCCACGCTCTCCCAAGTCGGCTGCCCCTGCCCCAATCTCGGCTTCCTGTCCTGAGCCCCCCATTGGCTCAGCAGTACCAACCTCTTCAGCTTCCATCCCTGTGACATCATCAGTTGTGGATCCTGGAGTAGGCTCCATTTCCCCAGCTTCTCCAAAGATCTCATTGGCCCCCACAGATG TAAAAGAACTTCCAGCCAAGGAACCTGGGAGAACTCTGGAATCCCAGGAGCTGTCCCGGATAGCTGGGAAAG TCCCTGGCCTTCAGAATGAACAGAAACGCTTTCAACTGGAAGAATTGAGAAAGTTTGGGGCCCAGTTTAAG CTGCAGTCCAGTAGCTCCCCTGAGACCAGCCTGGATCCTTTTCCTCCCCGGATCTTAAAGGAGGAggccaaagggaaagagaaggaggttGATGGTCTATTGACTTCAGAGCCAATGGGGTCCCCAGTCTCCTCCAAGACAGAGTCCGTATCGGATAAGGAGGACAAAGCACCCCTGCCGCCGGCAGGAGCCACCGAGGGGCCAGAGCAGCCCCCGCCACCTTGCCCAAGCCAGACTGGCAGCCCCCCGGTGGGCCTCATCAAGGGAGACGAGAAGGATGAGGGCCCTGTTGCCGA ACAAGTGAAGAAGTCCACGCTGAACCCCAATGCCAAGGAATTTAATCCCACAAAGCCTCTGCTGTCTGTG AATAAATCCACCAGTACCCCGACTTCTCCGGGGCCCCGGACTCACTCAACTCCTTCCATCCCGGTGCTCACAGCAGGCCAGAGTGGGCTCTATAGCCCCCAGTACATTTCCTACATACCTCAGATCCACATGGGACCAGCTGTTCAG GCACCTCAGATGTATCCATATCCTGTATCCAATTCTGTGCCTGGACAGCAGGGCAAGTACCGGGGAGCAAAAG gcTCCCTGCCCCCGCAGCGCTCGGACCAACACCAGCCAGCCTCAGCCCCTCCGATGATgcaggccgccgccgccgctggcCCCCCTCTTGTGGCTGCCACACCGTACTCTTCCTACATCCCCTACACCCCGCAGCAGTTCCCGGGCCAGCCTGCCATGATGCAGCCAATGGCCCACTACCCCTCACAG CCGGTGTTCGCCCCCATGCTTCAGAGCAACCCACGCATGCTGACGTCGGGGAGCCATCCCCAGGCCATTGTGTCGTCCTCCACCCCTCAGTACCCTTCTGCAGAGCAGCCCACCCCCCAAGCCCTGTATG CCACCGTTCACCAGTCCTATCCACACCATGCTACGCAGCTCCATGCCCACCAGCCGCAGCCGGCCACCACGCCTACTGGGAGCCAGCCGCAGTCCCAGCATGCGGCCCCCAGTCCCGTCCAG CACCAGGCGGGGCAGGCCCCACACCTGGGCAGTGGACAGCCACAGCAGAATCTgtaccacccaggggccctgacaGGCACGCCGCCTTCTCTGCCACCGGGACCTTCTGCCCAGTCCCCTCAGAGCAGCTTCCCCCAGCCAGCCGCTGTGTATGCCATCCATGCCCACCAGCAGCTGCCCCACGGCTTCACCAACATGGCCCATGTTACCCAG GCCCATGTCCAAACTGGAATCACAGcagccccgccccctcacccTGGGGCTCCCCACCcgccccaggtgatgctgctgcacCCACCCCAGAGCCATGGGGGCCCCCCCCAAGGCGCGGTGCCCCAGAGTGGGGTGCCTGCACTCTCAGCTTCCACACCCTCACCCTACCCCTACATCGGACACCCCCAAG CTCTCAGTGACCCCGACTGTCTCCTGACTTAG
- the ATXN2L gene encoding ataxin-2-like protein isoform X1 yields the protein MLKPQPPQQTSQPQQPPPTQQAVARRPPGGTSPPNGGLPGPLASTSAPPGPPAAATPCLGPAAAAGSGLRRGAEGILAPQPPPPQQHQERPGAAAIGSARGQSTGKGPPQSPVFEGVYSNSRMLHFLTAVVGSTCDVKVKNGTTYEGIFKTLSSKFELAVDAVHRKASEPAGGPCREDIVDTMVFKPSDVMLVHFRNVDFNYATKDKFTDSAIAMNSKVNGEHKEKVLQRWEGGDSNSDDYDLESDMSNGWDPNEMFKFNEENYGVKTTYDSSLSSYTVPLEKDNSEEFRQRELRAAQLAREIESSPQYRLRIAMENDDGRTEEEKHSAVQRQGSGRESPSLASREGKYIPLPQRVREGPRGGVRCSSSRGGRPGLSSLPPRGPHHLDNSSPSPGSETRGINGGPSRMSPKAQRPLRGGAKTVSSPSSRPSGEASVPPPPAAFPFLPVGRMYPPRSPKSAAPAPISASCPEPPIGSAVPTSSASIPVTSSVVDPGVGSISPASPKISLAPTDVKELPAKEPGRTLESQELSRIAGKVPGLQNEQKRFQLEELRKFGAQFKLQSSSSPETSLDPFPPRILKEEAKGKEKEVDGLLTSEPMGSPVSSKTESVSDKEDKAPLPPAGATEGPEQPPPPCPSQTGSPPVGLIKGDEKDEGPVAEQVKKSTLNPNAKEFNPTKPLLSVNKSTSTPTSPGPRTHSTPSIPVLTAGQSGLYSPQYISYIPQIHMGPAVQAPQMYPYPVSNSVPGQQGKYRGAKGSLPPQRSDQHQPASAPPMMQAAAAAGPPLVAATPYSSYIPYTPQQFPGQPAMMQPMAHYPSQPVFAPMLQSNPRMLTSGSHPQAIVSSSTPQYPSAEQPTPQALYATVHQSYPHHATQLHAHQPQPATTPTGSQPQSQHAAPSPVQHQAGQAPHLGSGQPQQNLYHPGALTGTPPSLPPGPSAQSPQSSFPQPAAVYAIHAHQQLPHGFTNMAHVTQAHVQTGITAAPPPHPGAPHPPQVMLLHPPQSHGGPPQGAVPQSGVPALSASTPSPYPYIGHPQGEQPGQAPGFPGGADDRILCRVGRSHSRRRQGLAPGSVLCFPPSSLSCDPAAPLPTASPALSDPDCLLT from the exons ATGTTGAAGCCTCAGCCGCCACAACAGacctcccagccccagcagccGCCCCCCACGCAACAGGCCGTGGCCCGCCGGCCTCCCGGGGGCACCAGCCCTCCCAACGGCGGCCTCCCGGGGCCCCTGGCCTCCACCTCGGCTCCCCCAGGGCCTCCCGCGGCCGCTACTCCCTGCTTGGGGCCTGCAGCAGCCGCCGGGAGCGGGCTCCGCCGGGGAGCCGAGGGCATTTTggcgccgcagccgccgccgccgcagcaaCATCAGGAAAGGCCAGGGGCAGCGGCTATCGGCAGCGCCAG GGGACAAAGCACAGGAAAGGGCCCCCCACAGTCACCG GTGTTCGAGGGTGTTTACAGCAATTCCAGAATGCTGCATTTTCTTACAGCTGTTGTG GGCTCCACTTGTGATGTGAAGGTGAAGAATGGTACCACGTATGAAGGTATCTTCAAGACTCTGAGCTCAAAG TTTGAACTAGCCGTGGATGCTGTACACCGGAAAGCATCTGAGCCAGCAGGTGGTCCTTGTCGGGAAGACATTGTGGATACCATGGTGTTTAAGCCAAGTGATGTCATGCTTGTCCACTTCCGAAATGTTGACTTCAATTATGCTACTAAAG ACAAGTTTACGGATTCAGCCATTGCCATGAACTCAAAAGTGAATGGGGAGCACAAAGAGAAGGTGCTTCAGCGCTGGGAAGGGGGTGACAGCAACAGTGATGACTATGACCTCGAGTCTGACATG TCCAACGGATGGGACCCCAATGAAATGTTCAAGTTCAACGAGGAGAACTATGGTGTGAAGACCACCTATGATAGCAGTCTTTCTTCTTATAC GGTGCCCTTGGAGAAGGACAACTCGGAAGAGTTTCGTCAGCGGGAACTGCGTGCGGCCCAGTTGGCTCGAGAGATTGAATCAAGCCCCCAGTACCGCCTGCGGATCGCCATGGAGAACGATGATGGGCGCACTGAGGAAGAGAAGCACAGTGCAGTCCAACGGCAGGGTTCAGGGCGGGAGAGCCCCAGCCTGGCATCCAG GGAGGGAAAGTATATCCCTCTACCCCAACGAGTTCGGGAAGGTCCCCGGGGAGGAGTTCGATGCAGTAGTTCCCGGGGTGGCCGTCCTGGCCTTAGCTCTTTGCCACCTCGTGGCCCTCACCATCTTGACAATAGCAGCCCCAGCCCAGGTTCTGAGACACGTGGTATCAATGGAG gccctTCCCGCATGTCCCCTAAGGCACAGCGGCCTCTGAGAGGTGGTGCCAAGACTGTGTCTTCACCCAGCAGTAGGCCCTCTGGAGAAGCTTCTGTTCCACCTCCTCCTGCAG ctttcccttttcttccagtGGGCCGGATGTATCCCCCACGCTCTCCCAAGTCGGCTGCCCCTGCCCCAATCTCGGCTTCCTGTCCTGAGCCCCCCATTGGCTCAGCAGTACCAACCTCTTCAGCTTCCATCCCTGTGACATCATCAGTTGTGGATCCTGGAGTAGGCTCCATTTCCCCAGCTTCTCCAAAGATCTCATTGGCCCCCACAGATG TAAAAGAACTTCCAGCCAAGGAACCTGGGAGAACTCTGGAATCCCAGGAGCTGTCCCGGATAGCTGGGAAAG TCCCTGGCCTTCAGAATGAACAGAAACGCTTTCAACTGGAAGAATTGAGAAAGTTTGGGGCCCAGTTTAAG CTGCAGTCCAGTAGCTCCCCTGAGACCAGCCTGGATCCTTTTCCTCCCCGGATCTTAAAGGAGGAggccaaagggaaagagaaggaggttGATGGTCTATTGACTTCAGAGCCAATGGGGTCCCCAGTCTCCTCCAAGACAGAGTCCGTATCGGATAAGGAGGACAAAGCACCCCTGCCGCCGGCAGGAGCCACCGAGGGGCCAGAGCAGCCCCCGCCACCTTGCCCAAGCCAGACTGGCAGCCCCCCGGTGGGCCTCATCAAGGGAGACGAGAAGGATGAGGGCCCTGTTGCCGA ACAAGTGAAGAAGTCCACGCTGAACCCCAATGCCAAGGAATTTAATCCCACAAAGCCTCTGCTGTCTGTG AATAAATCCACCAGTACCCCGACTTCTCCGGGGCCCCGGACTCACTCAACTCCTTCCATCCCGGTGCTCACAGCAGGCCAGAGTGGGCTCTATAGCCCCCAGTACATTTCCTACATACCTCAGATCCACATGGGACCAGCTGTTCAG GCACCTCAGATGTATCCATATCCTGTATCCAATTCTGTGCCTGGACAGCAGGGCAAGTACCGGGGAGCAAAAG gcTCCCTGCCCCCGCAGCGCTCGGACCAACACCAGCCAGCCTCAGCCCCTCCGATGATgcaggccgccgccgccgctggcCCCCCTCTTGTGGCTGCCACACCGTACTCTTCCTACATCCCCTACACCCCGCAGCAGTTCCCGGGCCAGCCTGCCATGATGCAGCCAATGGCCCACTACCCCTCACAG CCGGTGTTCGCCCCCATGCTTCAGAGCAACCCACGCATGCTGACGTCGGGGAGCCATCCCCAGGCCATTGTGTCGTCCTCCACCCCTCAGTACCCTTCTGCAGAGCAGCCCACCCCCCAAGCCCTGTATG CCACCGTTCACCAGTCCTATCCACACCATGCTACGCAGCTCCATGCCCACCAGCCGCAGCCGGCCACCACGCCTACTGGGAGCCAGCCGCAGTCCCAGCATGCGGCCCCCAGTCCCGTCCAG CACCAGGCGGGGCAGGCCCCACACCTGGGCAGTGGACAGCCACAGCAGAATCTgtaccacccaggggccctgacaGGCACGCCGCCTTCTCTGCCACCGGGACCTTCTGCCCAGTCCCCTCAGAGCAGCTTCCCCCAGCCAGCCGCTGTGTATGCCATCCATGCCCACCAGCAGCTGCCCCACGGCTTCACCAACATGGCCCATGTTACCCAG GCCCATGTCCAAACTGGAATCACAGcagccccgccccctcacccTGGGGCTCCCCACCcgccccaggtgatgctgctgcacCCACCCCAGAGCCATGGGGGCCCCCCCCAAGGCGCGGTGCCCCAGAGTGGGGTGCCTGCACTCTCAGCTTCCACACCCTCACCCTACCCCTACATCGGACACCCCCAAGGTGAGCAGCCTGGCCAGGCGCCTGGATTTCCAGGAGGAGCCGATGACAGGATTC TATGTAGGGTGGGCAGAAGCCACAGTCGCCGCCGCCAGGGGCTTGCTCCTGGCTCTGTCCTTTGCTTCCCTCCGTCCTCGCTCAGTTGTGATccagcagcccccctccccactgcctccccagCTCTCAGTGACCCCGACTGTCTCCTGACTTAG
- the ATXN2L gene encoding ataxin-2-like protein isoform X5 produces MLKPQPPQQTSQPQQPPPTQQAVARRPPGGTSPPNGGLPGPLASTSAPPGPPAAATPCLGPAAAAGSGLRRGAEGILAPQPPPPQQHQERPGAAAIGSARGQSTGKGPPQSPVFEGVYSNSRMLHFLTAVVGSTCDVKVKNGTTYEGIFKTLSSKFELAVDAVHRKASEPAGGPCREDIVDTMVFKPSDVMLVHFRNVDFNYATKDKFTDSAIAMNSKVNGEHKEKVLQRWEGGDSNSDDYDLESDMSNGWDPNEMFKFNEENYGVKTTYDSSLSSYTVPLEKDNSEEFRQRELRAAQLAREIESSPQYRLRIAMENDDGRTEEEKHSAVQRQGSGRESPSLASREGKYIPLPQRVREGPRGGVRCSSSRGGRPGLSSLPPRGPHHLDNSSPSPGSETRGINGGPSRMSPKAQRPLRGGAKTVSSPSSRPSGEASVPPPPAVGRMYPPRSPKSAAPAPISASCPEPPIGSAVPTSSASIPVTSSVVDPGVGSISPASPKISLAPTDVKELPAKEPGRTLESQELSRIAGKVPGLQNEQKRFQLEELRKFGAQFKLQSSSSPETSLDPFPPRILKEEAKGKEKEVDGLLTSEPMGSPVSSKTESVSDKEDKAPLPPAGATEGPEQPPPPCPSQTGSPPVGLIKGDEKDEGPVAEQVKKSTLNPNAKEFNPTKPLLSVNKSTSTPTSPGPRTHSTPSIPVLTAGQSGLYSPQYISYIPQIHMGPAVQAPQMYPYPVSNSVPGQQGKYRGAKGSLPPQRSDQHQPASAPPMMQAAAAAGPPLVAATPYSSYIPYTPQQFPGQPAMMQPMAHYPSQPVFAPMLQSNPRMLTSGSHPQAIVSSSTPQYPSAEQPTPQALYATVHQSYPHHATQLHAHQPQPATTPTGSQPQSQHAAPSPVQHQAGQAPHLGSGQPQQNLYHPGALTGTPPSLPPGPSAQSPQSSFPQPAAVYAIHAHQQLPHGFTNMAHVTQAHVQTGITAAPPPHPGAPHPPQVMLLHPPQSHGGPPQGAVPQSGVPALSASTPSPYPYIGHPQVCRVGRSHSRRRQGLAPGSVLCFPPSSLSCDPAAPLPTASPALSDPDCLLT; encoded by the exons ATGTTGAAGCCTCAGCCGCCACAACAGacctcccagccccagcagccGCCCCCCACGCAACAGGCCGTGGCCCGCCGGCCTCCCGGGGGCACCAGCCCTCCCAACGGCGGCCTCCCGGGGCCCCTGGCCTCCACCTCGGCTCCCCCAGGGCCTCCCGCGGCCGCTACTCCCTGCTTGGGGCCTGCAGCAGCCGCCGGGAGCGGGCTCCGCCGGGGAGCCGAGGGCATTTTggcgccgcagccgccgccgccgcagcaaCATCAGGAAAGGCCAGGGGCAGCGGCTATCGGCAGCGCCAG GGGACAAAGCACAGGAAAGGGCCCCCCACAGTCACCG GTGTTCGAGGGTGTTTACAGCAATTCCAGAATGCTGCATTTTCTTACAGCTGTTGTG GGCTCCACTTGTGATGTGAAGGTGAAGAATGGTACCACGTATGAAGGTATCTTCAAGACTCTGAGCTCAAAG TTTGAACTAGCCGTGGATGCTGTACACCGGAAAGCATCTGAGCCAGCAGGTGGTCCTTGTCGGGAAGACATTGTGGATACCATGGTGTTTAAGCCAAGTGATGTCATGCTTGTCCACTTCCGAAATGTTGACTTCAATTATGCTACTAAAG ACAAGTTTACGGATTCAGCCATTGCCATGAACTCAAAAGTGAATGGGGAGCACAAAGAGAAGGTGCTTCAGCGCTGGGAAGGGGGTGACAGCAACAGTGATGACTATGACCTCGAGTCTGACATG TCCAACGGATGGGACCCCAATGAAATGTTCAAGTTCAACGAGGAGAACTATGGTGTGAAGACCACCTATGATAGCAGTCTTTCTTCTTATAC GGTGCCCTTGGAGAAGGACAACTCGGAAGAGTTTCGTCAGCGGGAACTGCGTGCGGCCCAGTTGGCTCGAGAGATTGAATCAAGCCCCCAGTACCGCCTGCGGATCGCCATGGAGAACGATGATGGGCGCACTGAGGAAGAGAAGCACAGTGCAGTCCAACGGCAGGGTTCAGGGCGGGAGAGCCCCAGCCTGGCATCCAG GGAGGGAAAGTATATCCCTCTACCCCAACGAGTTCGGGAAGGTCCCCGGGGAGGAGTTCGATGCAGTAGTTCCCGGGGTGGCCGTCCTGGCCTTAGCTCTTTGCCACCTCGTGGCCCTCACCATCTTGACAATAGCAGCCCCAGCCCAGGTTCTGAGACACGTGGTATCAATGGAG gccctTCCCGCATGTCCCCTAAGGCACAGCGGCCTCTGAGAGGTGGTGCCAAGACTGTGTCTTCACCCAGCAGTAGGCCCTCTGGAGAAGCTTCTGTTCCACCTCCTCCTGCAG tGGGCCGGATGTATCCCCCACGCTCTCCCAAGTCGGCTGCCCCTGCCCCAATCTCGGCTTCCTGTCCTGAGCCCCCCATTGGCTCAGCAGTACCAACCTCTTCAGCTTCCATCCCTGTGACATCATCAGTTGTGGATCCTGGAGTAGGCTCCATTTCCCCAGCTTCTCCAAAGATCTCATTGGCCCCCACAGATG TAAAAGAACTTCCAGCCAAGGAACCTGGGAGAACTCTGGAATCCCAGGAGCTGTCCCGGATAGCTGGGAAAG TCCCTGGCCTTCAGAATGAACAGAAACGCTTTCAACTGGAAGAATTGAGAAAGTTTGGGGCCCAGTTTAAG CTGCAGTCCAGTAGCTCCCCTGAGACCAGCCTGGATCCTTTTCCTCCCCGGATCTTAAAGGAGGAggccaaagggaaagagaaggaggttGATGGTCTATTGACTTCAGAGCCAATGGGGTCCCCAGTCTCCTCCAAGACAGAGTCCGTATCGGATAAGGAGGACAAAGCACCCCTGCCGCCGGCAGGAGCCACCGAGGGGCCAGAGCAGCCCCCGCCACCTTGCCCAAGCCAGACTGGCAGCCCCCCGGTGGGCCTCATCAAGGGAGACGAGAAGGATGAGGGCCCTGTTGCCGA ACAAGTGAAGAAGTCCACGCTGAACCCCAATGCCAAGGAATTTAATCCCACAAAGCCTCTGCTGTCTGTG AATAAATCCACCAGTACCCCGACTTCTCCGGGGCCCCGGACTCACTCAACTCCTTCCATCCCGGTGCTCACAGCAGGCCAGAGTGGGCTCTATAGCCCCCAGTACATTTCCTACATACCTCAGATCCACATGGGACCAGCTGTTCAG GCACCTCAGATGTATCCATATCCTGTATCCAATTCTGTGCCTGGACAGCAGGGCAAGTACCGGGGAGCAAAAG gcTCCCTGCCCCCGCAGCGCTCGGACCAACACCAGCCAGCCTCAGCCCCTCCGATGATgcaggccgccgccgccgctggcCCCCCTCTTGTGGCTGCCACACCGTACTCTTCCTACATCCCCTACACCCCGCAGCAGTTCCCGGGCCAGCCTGCCATGATGCAGCCAATGGCCCACTACCCCTCACAG CCGGTGTTCGCCCCCATGCTTCAGAGCAACCCACGCATGCTGACGTCGGGGAGCCATCCCCAGGCCATTGTGTCGTCCTCCACCCCTCAGTACCCTTCTGCAGAGCAGCCCACCCCCCAAGCCCTGTATG CCACCGTTCACCAGTCCTATCCACACCATGCTACGCAGCTCCATGCCCACCAGCCGCAGCCGGCCACCACGCCTACTGGGAGCCAGCCGCAGTCCCAGCATGCGGCCCCCAGTCCCGTCCAG CACCAGGCGGGGCAGGCCCCACACCTGGGCAGTGGACAGCCACAGCAGAATCTgtaccacccaggggccctgacaGGCACGCCGCCTTCTCTGCCACCGGGACCTTCTGCCCAGTCCCCTCAGAGCAGCTTCCCCCAGCCAGCCGCTGTGTATGCCATCCATGCCCACCAGCAGCTGCCCCACGGCTTCACCAACATGGCCCATGTTACCCAG GCCCATGTCCAAACTGGAATCACAGcagccccgccccctcacccTGGGGCTCCCCACCcgccccaggtgatgctgctgcacCCACCCCAGAGCCATGGGGGCCCCCCCCAAGGCGCGGTGCCCCAGAGTGGGGTGCCTGCACTCTCAGCTTCCACACCCTCACCCTACCCCTACATCGGACACCCCCAAG TATGTAGGGTGGGCAGAAGCCACAGTCGCCGCCGCCAGGGGCTTGCTCCTGGCTCTGTCCTTTGCTTCCCTCCGTCCTCGCTCAGTTGTGATccagcagcccccctccccactgcctccccagCTCTCAGTGACCCCGACTGTCTCCTGACTTAG